Part of the Plasmodium malariae genome assembly, chromosome: 9 genome is shown below.
gctattattgctattattactattattgctattattactattattatttctattaatattactattattattactattattattactaccactattatttaaattgtctttgttattatttcctttatAAGCATTTAAAAGATCTCCAAGATTACTGAGATCAACGCCACCCGAGTTTTGGTTTGTTTTACCATTGTTtacattattactatttgatttattattttcatttaagcAAGTTACATATactgaaataaaagaatataaacacacacatttactaaaaatattcatttgtatgaaaaaattaagtaaatttatggaaatataatagcataaaaattaagtcatggaaaaaaattattttaaaaaacagaaaattgTTGTCAGTtgcttgaaaaaaaaaaagtctgTACttgtttaatgaaaaaaaaaaaaaaaaaaaaaaaaggtttataagtatatattatttatatttcatttttttaaactttcacaatgaacaaaaaaaaaaaaaaaattgaaaaagaaatagaaatacAAATAGCAATAGAAatgcaaaatattattatatataatacggggaaataaattcataaaagtgtaaaaaattaaactttatttttttttaatattcttacatatatgtgcatatattagcaataatacataaaatataagcgTAAAGGTGtataaatacacaaatgCTTATAATTATGTGCGTATAcacatttgtatataattatgtgcGTATAcacatttgtatataattatgtgcatatacacatttgcatataattatgtataagcaaaataatatacatatatctatatataatatttttaataatatgtgaatatataacataattcatcttaataaaaataaattatcaaGTCTGCTTAGTTACAAGCTCCAAATTTTCACTtgctgttttttttatttttttaacaattaaatatttccaGTGCAactcaaaattaaaaaataagctAAAACTTTCAAAATGCAATTAATATCaactaaatataattttttccagCTAAGTTCGCTTAGCTATTACCAAATTTAAATCAGCATAAGTAAACGTATTCATACGCAcatttgtaaataaataaataaatatatatatatatatatgcatacatacatttatacaaatttatacaaaattgtacatatttatacgtatgtatatatatatatatatataaacaggAACACAAGAAATATTGAACAAAATGACGAAGAAATAGCTTTCTATCAATTACTATATCTCGTTTTCTCCAAAtgatacatatttacatgtacttatatatatatatatatatatatatatatatatatatttacaaatattgatatatttatatatatattgacaaatatacgtatatacttTAATTAGAATAGCTAAATGTTTATAATGTGTTGAATTATTtcatgttaataaaaaaaaagatcacATATGTAAAGAatacacataaaaatatgacaagttcatgtaaattttaatatacagtatgaaaaagatgaatttttttcatatttatatgacatcagtgtaataataattgtgtGTTACAAAACTTTCTCtataattttgttcattttttttaataagcacttttttataaaaagaagagaattaaaataaataaaaaaaatattacaggtggttcatattattattattatgataaatatCTAGAACACTATATGGTTCTTGTAtacataattacatatatgtaatcgtttatatatttttatacattaatatataattaaaaagcgCAAAATATTCCTGtcatgaaatatttaaaaaaaagaaaggctGAAGTTTTTCGTTCATTTGTAAATAtgagaaattataaaaatttaagaagTATACATTATGAATTAAGGaaaaatccttttttttacaattgtaaaaatggtataaatacatttaatcAAATGggtaaattgaaaaaaaaaaaaaaaaaaaaaatgtatctattcaaaattaattataaattatggTGAACATTTCAGGtgaatacacatataatatatatatatatatttataagaatGCATTACACGAACAGGTGCATAATTAAACTTGTACAATAGGATATgagtgtatatttttttatctcaaAAACACTTCATTTAATATAggattaattaaaaaaaaaaaaaagttaaaaaagaGTATAGAACGAAAAAgtgctttttttcttttttttatgtatgatttccttttttaagcAACGCAATTAAATTAAGTGGGGTGAAGTATAAGAATTACGGTTTTGTAgattcacatatatatatatatatatatatataacgtaCATTTTtggaaaagaaataatgtGTAAGCATTATGTGCCCATAGAAACCGCATTATTTCTGTAAATTAGCTTTTTATGGATAACTCATGCAGAgcatttatgtaaaatatactatgagaattcttttataattaaaaagaatataatattttgaagaatatgttttttacaaATGTAAGATTTATAAgcaaattaatgaaaatcaAAATTTCCAAAAGGAAGAGTtggataaaaagaaaaaaaaaatggatgttacctaaaattgaaaaatcgTATTTAAAGCAGGAGCAGGATTTTACCGTTCCTCATAAAACCATACCACtcaatgaaaataaaaaatacgaagCAAATAGGAACAATAATAACAGCAATTATAGTAATGATGGCAAATATAGTAAAGATAGCTATAATAACgaaaatacgaaaaatatAGACTCGGAAGAAACAGGCTATAATCGAATGTTAGAAGAACTTAAAGGAAAGGGGAAAAAGAACTTGAAACCACACGAATACAAGAAATTACTTAAAAAGAAGGAGCATATTCCAAAAAATGATGACAAAATAAGTTTGAGACATTTATTGCAAAAAGGGAGAAAAAATGTGAATTTAGATATTCGAGATTTTAAGGAagaagagaaagaaaaaaaaaaaaaagaactgaACACTTTTTGGTATATGCCAAAtccttttgaaaaaaaaggggtaTATGGAATGAAggaaaattctttttataaatcttTTATAAGAGATAGAGAAAGACAGTTAGATAATGTGGatgtgaaaaaattaaatgaaaatgaacgaaaattattaaatgatataaataaaaagaaaaatagtaattacaataataataatagagtGAATGAAGAATTATTAGATAAAAGCGTTTCGTTAGAAGAAACagaggaaaaggaaaaaaaaattcgaaTTAGTCCCAGAAAATATTGGTTTCACAAAGACTATTTCTCTCCTGATATATCAACATTAAATACAGTAAGGGCCAGAGAATTGCGATTTTTAATGATGAATGAAGCAAAATTAGTTAGAAAGGGGAAAACTGTAGATTTGGAATTATGGTTAGCTTTCATGAACAGAGTCATAACTTTGTCTACAAAAGTACATGTACGAAGTCTTTTAAGATATTTACAAACTATTGCATCTGTTAAAgttactaataaaaaaatgataaatgatatattgtGTGAGATTTTTAATagagaaaataatatgaagcCAAAGCATTATGTATATCTTTTTCAAAGTTGTTCAAGATTAAAATGGAAtgattttaaattaatatatgcattaaaaaatatgaccTTATGTTGGTCTATTCtgagaaataattttttgataaaatcTGCTAATTCTATTTCTAAATTAGATTTAGCAAATATTGTATATAGTAAGGCTTTACAAATAACATTACAGGAAAGATTAGGTAATTTCACAGGGAAAGAATTAAGAGCAATTAAGGCTATAACTTTTCtcgaattttttaatgaagaaatgatcataaaatttatatcattagcTACATTTTACAAAGAATATTTCAATTATTACACAAGACATTTGCAAATActgtacttatatattatgttgtTTCACACATCCATATATAACAAGCTCACTGAGGAGCAAAGGGAATTTCTACAACGCTATTCAAGGGAAagcaatttaaaaaaaattaacaaaataaaccataaaaattatttgaacaGTTTGAGGAGAAAGGAAAGAACGGTTAGAGGGTGTTTACGCAGTGATGATAACGACTGTTCAGGTAGCCACTATCCATGTAGCGACTATTCAAGCACCGACGATGAGGGATGTTCAGATAGCGATTATGAGGGATGCTCAGATAGCGACGATGCGGGATGCTCAGATAGCAACGATGAGGGATATTCAGATGGAAACTCTTCAAGTAATGACAAGGATATTTACTCAGGAAACGTTGgagatgatgatgatgaaatTGTTGAAGATGGAGTGAAGTTTTACAATAAAccaaatataatgaataacACTAGTAGAAACTTGAAAGAAAAAGTCCAGATCGATGGAAAAAATAGTGAACATATTAAATTAGGAGATAAAATATGTGGTGGGTATACAAGTATGCTACATAAAGAGGTAAGTGATCTATTAAcgatattaaaaatagaacaCCTAAATTCAGTTAAATGTGGACCTTTTATGGTTGATATTTATCACCCTGAatcaaattatattattgaatTAAATGCACATTTTcagtattatttaaattcaGAAAATTTAACGGCTTTATCAAAATGGAgacataaatttttgtttcaGATGGGGTATAAAGTAATTCATATTCCATATCGTACATGGAATAATATACCTAATGATAATCAAAAAATTGATTATATATGCAGCGTTTTACCAAATATTGTATTAGCGAGTTCACCTGTTTATTCACACATgggtaatttttaaaattatagatGTTCCATACATTTACGTTATTACGTGTGTGTTCATGTACAAATGGAGgtattttatactttatatttttcgttaACGTTTGTGTTAGTTAATTTTACGCATTTTTTCGGTATTTCGTGTATTCACTTTTTAAGAatttcatttgttcattttttaagcaattcatttgttcttttttaaagtattttatatatcatttttatgaattgCTCATTATGTAGAGcgcttc
Proteins encoded:
- the PmUG01_09032800 gene encoding RAP protein, putative; translation: MFFTNVRFISKLMKIKISKRKSWIKRKKKWMLPKIEKSYLKQEQDFTVPHKTIPLNENKKYEANRNNNNSNYSNDGKYSKDSYNNENTKNIDSEETGYNRMLEELKGKGKKNLKPHEYKKLLKKKEHIPKNDDKISLRHLLQKGRKNVNLDIRDFKEEEKEKKKKELNTFWYMPNPFEKKGVYGMKENSFYKSFIRDRERQLDNVDVKKLNENERKLLNDINKKKNSNYNNNNRVNEELLDKSVSLEETEEKEKKIRISPRKYWFHKDYFSPDISTLNTVRARELRFLMMNEAKLVRKGKTVDLELWLAFMNRVITLSTKVHVRSLLRYLQTIASVKVTNKKMINDILCEIFNRENNMKPKHYVYLFQSCSRLKWNDFKLIYALKNMTLCWSILRNNFLIKSANSISKLDLANIVYSKALQITLQERLGNFTGKELRAIKAITFLEFFNEEMIIKFISLATFYKEYFNYYTRHLQILYLYIMLFHTSIYNKLTEEQREFLQRYSRESNLKKINKINHKNYLNSLRRKERTVRGCLRSDDNDCSGSHYPCSDYSSTDDEGCSDSDYEGCSDSDDAGCSDSNDEGYSDGNSSSNDKDIYSGNVGDDDDEIVEDGVKFYNKPNIMNNTSRNLKEKVQIDGKNSEHIKLGDKICGGYTSMLHKEVSDLLTILKIEHLNSVKCGPFMVDIYHPESNYIIELNAHFQYYLNSENLTALSKWRHKFLFQMGYKVIHIPYRTWNNIPNDNQKIDYICSVLPNIVLASSPVYSHMGNF